One genomic segment of Streptomyces sp. NBC_00239 includes these proteins:
- a CDS encoding RICIN domain-containing protein yields MSKHRKLKQSQRKPRGRFIGITAAMAVAAVVSAGIAYEAGRGDAQSTQSAQAGAQPDTAVIVPAAAPARDAEPDPLAARPGNEPARGMVYDGLKVAPKGDRCAGVYSTATGHCTHGPDAPPKGVDIKKDTPPAVKSVAPAADPAKPAAGDPAPERNGGRPQDAPAVDARAAGNAAAAPGPGASATPGGTGKAAGKTAGKAAAAGPAGQTVPCDGDGSTGNRVQVVYVHPPGKDRYSEYLASFRKWAADADVIYSVSAEETGGVRHIRYVTAADCTPTVLNIELSDSALAEFSATNRALAAKGLDRRDRKYMIFSDAQVYCGIGTFSGDERAAQSNLSNFGPSYGRTDSGCWGGHTAAHELGHNLGAVNNSAPNTSRGAHCTDEWDVMCYSDSPYYPQMRNVCTNRAAENVLDCNHDDYFHTNPRPGSYLATHWNIADNQFLMRTKGGGTDPGPGPSPSPTRKPTPTPSPTTPEPGRGPAVTVGQIQADSVVVSWPQVNGAAWYQVFLNGRQLTWVQGTVLRIYRLQPGTSYTVSVSVRDTAGRDSGPGEAKRFTTKGAGGGTTTPSRPYVLGNGSTGMNAELWGGRSADGTVLVGSAANGYKQQQWYFDDAGGGFVRMRSASSGKCLQPGAAPAAGMWIAQQPCGSATAQRWKVTVRGAAVTVTDRSGDYALTVSNRPYYGAWLLDLQRADGRAAQVWTLQKTG; encoded by the coding sequence ATGTCCAAGCATCGAAAGCTGAAACAGAGTCAGCGAAAGCCTCGCGGACGTTTCATAGGCATCACCGCCGCCATGGCCGTGGCGGCGGTGGTCTCGGCAGGCATCGCGTACGAGGCGGGGCGCGGTGACGCGCAGAGCACGCAGTCGGCCCAGGCGGGGGCGCAACCGGACACCGCCGTCATCGTCCCCGCCGCCGCACCGGCACGGGACGCGGAACCGGACCCGCTGGCCGCCAGGCCCGGCAACGAGCCGGCCCGCGGCATGGTCTACGACGGCCTGAAGGTCGCGCCCAAGGGCGACCGCTGCGCCGGCGTCTACAGCACCGCCACCGGCCACTGCACCCACGGCCCCGACGCCCCGCCCAAGGGCGTCGACATCAAGAAGGACACCCCGCCCGCGGTCAAGTCCGTGGCACCGGCGGCCGATCCGGCCAAGCCCGCCGCCGGCGACCCGGCCCCCGAGCGCAACGGCGGGCGTCCTCAGGACGCGCCCGCCGTCGACGCCCGGGCCGCCGGCAACGCCGCGGCCGCACCGGGGCCCGGCGCCTCCGCCACCCCCGGGGGGACCGGGAAGGCGGCAGGGAAGACGGCAGGGAAAGCCGCCGCGGCGGGCCCCGCCGGGCAGACCGTGCCCTGCGACGGGGACGGGAGCACCGGCAACCGGGTGCAGGTCGTCTACGTCCACCCGCCCGGCAAGGACCGCTACTCCGAGTACCTGGCCTCGTTCCGCAAGTGGGCCGCCGACGCCGACGTCATCTACTCGGTCAGCGCCGAAGAGACCGGCGGCGTACGGCACATCCGCTACGTGACCGCCGCCGACTGTACGCCCACGGTCCTCAACATCGAGCTCTCCGACTCCGCCCTCGCCGAGTTCAGCGCCACCAACCGCGCGCTCGCCGCCAAGGGGCTGGACCGGCGGGACCGCAAGTACATGATCTTCTCGGACGCGCAGGTCTACTGCGGCATCGGGACGTTCAGCGGCGACGAGCGGGCCGCGCAGAGCAACCTCAGCAACTTCGGCCCCTCTTACGGGCGTACCGACTCCGGCTGCTGGGGCGGACACACCGCCGCCCACGAACTGGGCCACAACCTGGGAGCGGTCAACAACAGCGCCCCCAACACGAGTCGCGGCGCGCACTGCACGGACGAGTGGGACGTCATGTGCTACTCGGACAGCCCCTACTACCCGCAGATGCGCAACGTCTGCACCAACCGGGCCGCCGAGAACGTCCTCGACTGCAACCACGACGACTACTTCCACACCAACCCGCGCCCGGGCAGCTACCTGGCCACGCACTGGAACATCGCGGACAACCAGTTCCTGATGCGCACCAAGGGCGGCGGCACGGACCCGGGCCCCGGGCCCAGTCCCAGCCCGACCCGCAAGCCCACCCCGACGCCCTCGCCGACCACCCCCGAGCCGGGCCGCGGACCGGCCGTGACGGTCGGTCAGATCCAGGCGGACTCCGTCGTCGTGAGCTGGCCGCAGGTCAACGGAGCCGCCTGGTACCAGGTGTTCCTGAACGGCCGTCAGCTGACCTGGGTGCAGGGCACCGTCCTGCGCATCTACCGCCTACAGCCCGGCACTTCGTACACCGTGTCGGTGTCGGTACGCGACACCGCGGGCCGTGACAGCGGGCCCGGCGAGGCCAAGCGGTTCACCACCAAGGGCGCCGGCGGCGGCACGACCACGCCGAGCCGCCCCTACGTCCTCGGGAACGGCAGCACCGGCATGAACGCCGAGCTGTGGGGCGGCCGTTCGGCCGACGGAACGGTCCTCGTGGGCTCCGCCGCCAACGGCTACAAGCAGCAGCAGTGGTACTTCGACGACGCGGGCGGCGGATTCGTCCGCATGCGGTCCGCGTCCTCGGGCAAGTGCCTCCAGCCCGGGGCGGCCCCGGCCGCCGGCATGTGGATCGCGCAGCAGCCCTGCGGCAGCGCCACGGCCCAGCGCTGGAAGGTGACCGTGCGGGGCGCGGCCGTGACGGTCACCGACCGCAGCGGCGACTACGCGCTGACCGTGAGCAACCGCCCGTACTACGGTGCCTGGCTGCTCGACCTCCAGCGGGCCGACGGGCGTGCGGCGCAGGTCTGGACGCTCCAGAAGACCGGCTGA
- a CDS encoding SpaA isopeptide-forming pilin-related protein, whose amino-acid sequence MSVPLTPGSGSPRWLGGLAALLALPSLAGLPPAFAAPAARAEGTVTVTVVRDVDSDGSWTEALEVGEEGIPVTLTDASGKTGEGVTGADGRVVLTPAALGLAGGRYRVEAKIPAAKSFLRPAQAGGPAPSLSSLVEFVDVTTADAQVLTAVHNPADYCQANPDLATPCYTQSAPGQVGTKALVSWPYDRTGLTPPPANETTYEAIGATYGLAHRRDTDQLFVGALTKRLMPYGPAGAGGIYVVDRATDTTSVFATVPDAGDAAHSTDLTRDTMEINNAVGKEALGDLDLADDGRTLYAVGLKAKSLYVYDTDGAGPGKPAATPKQVIPITDPGCPSGAADWRPFGLGMHDGAVYVGGTCSAESSERDEDLRAYVLKLSGTAFEKVIEHDLAFERGMGYSATLGDTHWRHWLKTWDPFAWFRQANFPQPLLSDIVFDRDGSMILGFRDRLGDQAGYEALAPEGSTDTAQRSLFPAMGDITRVCKTAAGWVWDSESPACPNHFVPGSAPPQQDTVKEYYYADSTLGQLAESLQGGLAFAPRFTKTVSTIVDPLNIFSGGVRKFDNATGAGSDDYQVDGGTGSFGKANGLGDLELLCDEAPVQIGNRVWFDRDRDGIQGASEEPLPGATVTLKDKAGAVLQTTTTNRRGEYYFQVDPRTDYQITFDATTADTSGLPERPAAADLLPTAKEQGTNRSVDSNPDPATQTETLTTGGAGDNDHTHDAGYFIRQATGDVSILKQEANTDRPLAGAVFQLWRETNDRPGLQADDTKVGDPCTTGANGICRAADLPLGTYYWQETEAPDGYELPSPAVFGPLVLTAENAERGVRITADNHPVLGTVRVVKRDRATGYVLAGAVFQLWRETNNRPGLQADDTKVGAPCTTGANGICSATNLPLGTYYWQETAAPNGYTLPDPAVFGPLVLTEANADRGVGITADNDPVLGEITLHKKDATTGRPLRGAVFELWRETNGRTGLQVSGDTPDTRQGAACATSARGLCSFTGLPLGSYYLRETAVPEGYRLPRRPVTGPYEVTEDNAGHGIEIVLDNRRGEHDKGKGKGKGKGGKGKGGEGRGRD is encoded by the coding sequence ATGAGTGTTCCCCTGACTCCCGGCAGCGGGAGTCCGAGATGGCTGGGGGGTCTGGCGGCGCTGCTCGCGCTGCCCTCCCTGGCGGGCCTGCCGCCCGCGTTCGCCGCCCCCGCGGCACGGGCGGAAGGCACGGTCACGGTCACGGTCGTGCGCGACGTCGATTCGGACGGCAGCTGGACCGAGGCCCTCGAAGTCGGCGAGGAAGGCATCCCGGTGACGCTCACCGATGCCTCGGGCAAGACCGGCGAGGGCGTCACGGGCGCCGACGGCCGGGTCGTCCTCACCCCCGCCGCCCTGGGTCTGGCCGGCGGCCGCTACCGCGTCGAGGCCAAGATCCCCGCCGCCAAGTCCTTCCTGCGGCCGGCCCAGGCGGGTGGCCCCGCGCCGTCCCTGTCCTCGCTGGTCGAGTTCGTCGACGTCACCACTGCCGACGCCCAGGTGCTCACGGCGGTCCACAACCCCGCCGACTACTGCCAGGCCAACCCCGACCTCGCCACCCCGTGCTACACCCAGAGCGCGCCGGGCCAGGTGGGGACGAAGGCCCTGGTCTCGTGGCCGTACGACCGGACCGGTCTCACTCCGCCCCCCGCGAACGAGACGACGTACGAGGCGATCGGCGCGACGTACGGCCTGGCGCACCGGCGCGACACGGACCAGCTGTTCGTGGGCGCGCTGACCAAGCGCCTGATGCCGTACGGGCCGGCCGGCGCCGGCGGCATCTACGTGGTCGACCGTGCCACCGACACGACCTCCGTGTTCGCCACGGTCCCGGACGCGGGCGACGCCGCGCACTCCACGGACCTCACCCGCGACACGATGGAGATCAACAACGCGGTCGGCAAGGAGGCCCTGGGCGACCTCGACCTGGCGGACGACGGGCGCACGCTGTACGCGGTGGGCCTGAAGGCCAAGAGCCTGTACGTGTACGACACGGACGGCGCGGGGCCCGGCAAGCCGGCCGCGACGCCGAAGCAGGTCATCCCGATCACCGACCCCGGCTGCCCGAGCGGGGCGGCGGACTGGCGGCCGTTCGGCCTCGGCATGCACGACGGCGCCGTGTACGTGGGCGGCACCTGTAGCGCGGAATCCTCGGAGAGGGACGAGGACCTGCGCGCGTACGTGCTGAAGCTGTCGGGCACCGCCTTCGAGAAGGTGATCGAGCACGACCTCGCGTTCGAGCGCGGCATGGGGTACTCGGCGACCCTGGGCGACACGCACTGGCGGCACTGGCTGAAGACCTGGGACCCGTTCGCCTGGTTCCGGCAGGCCAACTTCCCGCAGCCGCTGCTGTCCGACATCGTCTTCGACCGCGACGGATCCATGATCCTCGGCTTCCGGGACCGGCTCGGCGACCAGGCGGGCTACGAGGCCCTGGCCCCCGAGGGCAGCACGGATACCGCGCAGCGCTCGCTCTTCCCCGCGATGGGCGACATCACGCGGGTCTGCAAGACGGCGGCCGGGTGGGTGTGGGACAGCGAGTCCCCGGCCTGCCCGAACCACTTCGTGCCGGGCAGTGCTCCGCCACAGCAGGACACGGTCAAGGAGTACTACTACGCCGACTCCACGCTCGGTCAGCTCGCGGAGTCGCTCCAGGGCGGGCTGGCGTTCGCACCGCGCTTCACCAAGACCGTCTCCACGATCGTCGACCCTCTGAACATCTTCTCGGGCGGCGTGCGGAAGTTCGACAACGCGACGGGCGCCGGCTCGGACGACTACCAGGTCGACGGCGGCACGGGCTCCTTCGGCAAGGCCAACGGCCTCGGCGACCTGGAGCTGCTGTGCGACGAGGCGCCGGTCCAGATCGGCAACCGGGTCTGGTTCGACCGTGACCGCGACGGCATCCAGGGCGCCTCGGAGGAGCCGCTGCCGGGCGCGACGGTCACCCTCAAGGACAAGGCCGGCGCCGTACTCCAGACCACGACGACGAACCGGCGCGGCGAGTACTACTTCCAGGTCGACCCGCGTACGGACTACCAGATCACCTTCGACGCGACCACGGCCGACACCAGCGGCCTGCCCGAGAGGCCGGCCGCCGCGGACCTGCTCCCGACGGCGAAGGAACAGGGCACGAACCGCTCGGTGGACTCCAACCCCGACCCGGCGACCCAGACGGAGACCCTGACCACGGGCGGCGCGGGCGACAACGACCACACGCACGACGCGGGCTACTTCATCCGCCAGGCCACCGGCGACGTCAGCATCCTCAAGCAGGAGGCCAACACCGACCGGCCGCTCGCGGGAGCCGTCTTCCAGCTCTGGCGCGAGACGAACGACCGGCCCGGCCTCCAGGCCGACGACACCAAGGTCGGCGACCCCTGCACCACCGGCGCCAACGGCATCTGCAGGGCCGCCGATCTGCCGCTCGGCACGTATTACTGGCAGGAGACCGAAGCCCCGGACGGCTACGAACTCCCCAGCCCGGCCGTCTTCGGACCGCTGGTGCTGACCGCCGAGAACGCCGAACGCGGGGTCCGCATCACCGCGGACAACCATCCCGTCCTCGGCACCGTCCGGGTCGTCAAGCGCGACCGCGCCACCGGCTACGTGCTCGCCGGAGCCGTCTTCCAACTGTGGCGCGAGACCAACAACCGGCCCGGCCTGCAAGCCGACGACACCAAGGTCGGCGCGCCCTGCACCACCGGCGCCAACGGCATCTGCAGCGCCACCAACCTGCCGCTCGGCACGTACTACTGGCAGGAGACCGCCGCGCCCAACGGCTACACGCTCCCCGACCCGGCCGTCTTCGGGCCGCTGGTCCTCACCGAGGCCAACGCGGACCGGGGAGTCGGCATCACCGCCGACAACGACCCCGTCCTCGGCGAGATCACCCTCCACAAGAAGGACGCGACGACGGGCCGTCCGCTGCGCGGCGCCGTGTTCGAGCTGTGGCGGGAGACCAACGGGCGGACCGGGCTGCAGGTCTCCGGGGACACCCCGGACACCAGGCAGGGCGCCGCCTGCGCCACCAGCGCCCGGGGGCTGTGCTCCTTCACGGGGCTGCCGCTCGGCTCGTACTACCTGCGCGAGACGGCCGTGCCCGAGGGCTACCGGCTCCCCCGCCGGCCGGTCACCGGACCGTACGAGGTGACCGAGGACAATGCCGGCCACGGCATCGAGATCGTCCTCGACAACAGGCGCGGCGAACACGACAAGGGCAAGGGCAAAGGCAAGGGCAAGGGCGGAAAGGGCAAGGGAGGTGAGGGCAGGGGCCGGGACTGA